The following nucleotide sequence is from Streptosporangiales bacterium.
GACGGCCTCCTGGACGTCGCGCGGGACCTGCTCGAGCTTGACGTTCTCCCGGTTCTCCGAGGCGAGTCGGCCGAGCGCCTTGCCGTTGGAGTAGGTGATGATCGACGCCTGCGACGTCGCGATCTCGTTCTGGTCGGGGATCGGCGTCGTCTGGTACGCGTACACGAAGACGCCGACGCCGACGAGGATCAGGAACCCCACGCAGCCGAGGGACCACAGCAGGAAGCGGCGCAGGCGGCGGCGCGGCTTCTTCTGCCGGGCACGGGACCCACGCGAGGACGAGGTCCTCGAACGGCGGAGCGGCTCGGAATCACGGGCGTGAGGTCGGTATGCCATCGTCCTTCGTCCATCGGGGCGTAGCGCGGTCGGGGGCGTGGCGCGCGTGACACCACACTAATAGCCGCCGCGCCGTGGGTCATCGTCAGCGTTCGGCGGTACGACGCTTCCGTGGCTCGGGGGGTTTACCCGTACCCAACACGTACGAGGTCGTCAGGTAGTTCCATGCGCACGCCTGGCACACCTCGACGACGTAGACCCGGAACTCGCCGTACTTCTGCGCCATGGTCGGCAGCTCGCGGGTCTGCCGCACCCGCCCGGTGTACTGGCCGAGCTCGTCGCCGTACACGTACGTGACGTGGGTGAGCTGCTGCCTGCGGCACACCGGGCACGGTTCGCCGGCGTCCTCGCCGTGGTACTTCGCGGCACGCAGGAGGTACGGATGGGCGTCGCAGAGGTCGTCGCTGAACGCGTTGCCCTGGAACAGCGTGCGGAGGGCGGCTCGCCGCTGTAGCGAGTAATCGACCACCGATCGCCGGGACCACATGCCTCCCAAGCGTACGTGCCCGTAGGGCGTTCGGCGACAGGTTGGAACGGTTTCCGTCCGGTCCGGACGAGGCGTAGCGGAACGTCCGTCCCGCACTCCGCGCGCTTGTGGGTCCGGCCGTGGCGCGTTAGGTTCGAACGAGTCGATGTATCGAGTCGATATATCGCGCGACGAGAGGAAGTCCGTGGTCAGGCGAGCCGAGGTCCTCGAGTTGGCCGTGCTCGGCCAACTCGTCGACGCGCCGTTGCACGGCTACGAGCTGCGCAAACGCCTCTCGGCACTGCTCGGTCCCTTCCGCGCGATCTCGTACGGCTCGCTCTATCCGTGCCTGCGGCGGCTCGTCGTGCGCGGCTGGATCGAGACCGGTGACGACGTCGAGCGCGGCGTGCTCACCGGCCGCCGCGCGCGGATCGTCTACGAGCTGACCGCGGCGGGCAAGGAGCGCCTGACCGAGATGCGTGACGAGTCCGGCCCCGCGAGCTGGGAGGACGACTCGTTCGGCGTGCACTTCGCGCTGTTCGGGCAGACACCCGCCGAGGTCAGGCTGCGCATCCTCGAGGGCCGCCGTACCCGCATGCAGGAGCGGATGGCCGAGCTGCGCGAGTCGATGACGAGGCGGCGTGAACGTCTCGACCGCTACACCCTCGCGCTGCAAGAGCACGGGCTCGAGGCGGTCGAGCGCGAGGTGCGCTGGCTCACCGACCGCATCGAGATCGAACGGCACGAGCTCGACGGGCGCCCGCGCCGGTCGGCACGTAAGCCGCGTCACCATTGATCGAGAGACAGGAGCAGGACCAGATGGGTTCGGTACGTGTCGCAATAGTAGGCGTCGGCAACTGCGCCGCCTCGCTGGTGCAAGGGGTCGAGTACTACAAGGATGCCGACCCGTCGCAGACCGTTCCAGGGCTGATGCACGTGCGGTTCGGGACGTACCACGTCCGCGACGTGGAGTTCGTCGCCGCGTTCGACGTCGACGCGAAGAAGGTCGGCCAGGACCTCGCGCATGCGATCGGGGCGAGCGAGAACAACACCGTCAAGCTCTGCGACGTGCCGCCTACCGGTGTCACCGTGCAGCGCGGTCACACCCACGACGGCCTCGGTCGCTACTACCGCGAGACGATCGCCGAGGCCGACGCGCCGCCGGTCGACGTCGTCGCCGCGCTGCGCGAGGCGCGGGCCGATGTGCTCGTCTCGTACCTCCCGGTGGGCTCGGAGGACGCCGGCAAGTTCTACGCGCAGTGCGCGATCGACGCCGGCGTCGCCTTCGTCAACGCGCTCCCCGTCTTCATCGCGTCCGACCCGGTGTGGGCGAAGAAGTTCGAGGACGCAGGCCTGCCGATCGTCGGCGACGACATCAAGAGCCAGGTCGGTGCGACGATCACGCATCGCGTGCTGACCGCGCTGTTCGAGGACCGCGGCGTCGAGCTGCAGCGCACCATGCAGCTCAACGTCGGCGGCAACATGGACTTCAAGAACATGCTCGAACGCGACCGGCTCGAGTCGAAGAAGGTCTCCAAGACCCAGTCGGTGACCTCACAGGTCGACCGCGACCTCGGCGACCGCAACGTGCACATCGGCCCGTCCGACTACGTCGCGTGGCTCGACGACCGCAAGTGGGCGTACGTCCGCATGGAGGGCAAGGCGTTCGGTGACGTGCCGCTCAACCTCGAGTACAAGCTCGAGGTCTGGGACTCGCCGAACTCCGCCGGCATCATCATCGACGCGATCCGCGCCGCGAAGATCGCGAAGGACCGCGGCATCGCCGGGCCCCTCCTGTCGGCGTCGTCGTACTTCATGAAGTCGCCGCCGGTGCAGCACCGCGACGACGAGGCCCGGGAGCTGGTGGAGAGGTTCATCCGCGGCGAGGTCGACCGGTAGCCCTTCACCACATGCGCGTCGCCGGGGCGGCGGGTAGTGTCGTGTACGTGACAACCCCAGCAGGCGGCGCGAGTGGCGGCGACGGCAACGAGGTCGTCGAGCGACACCGGATCGACTTCCCTGGACTCAGCTCGCGGGCGTACGAACACCCGGCCGACCGCTCGGCGCTGACCGCGCTGCGCAAGGTGCCGTACGCGGACTCCGTCCTCAAGCGGCTGGCCGGCCTGTTCAGCGAGCGCCGGTTGCGACTGCTCCACCTCGCGTCCGCGGTCCGGGTGGAGGAGGGGCAGCTGGCGTACCTGCACGAGCTGAGGCTCGACGCGGCGAAGACGCTCGACCTGCCCGAGATCCCCGAGCTGTACGTCACCGCCGATCCCACCGTCAACGCCGCCACCCTCGGCGTCGACCGGCCGTTCATCGTGATCAACAGCGCCACGCTCGATCTCTACGACGAGGACGAACTGCGGTTCGTCATCGGTCACGAGATGGGACACGTGCTGTCCGGGCACGCGCTGTACAGCTCGGTGCTCTTCTCGCTGATGCGGGTGTCCGGACTCGGCACCACGATCCCCCTCGGCGGGCTCGCGATCGCGGGCATCGTGCAGGCGCTCAAGGAGTGGTTCCGCAAGGCGGAGCTCTCCGCCGACCGTGCCGGGCTGCTGGTGGGCCAGGATGTCGCGGCCGCCACCCGCGCGCACATGAAGATGGCGGCCGGGGTCGACGTCGCCGACATGAGCTTCGGCGCCTTCCTGCGCCAGGGCGAGGAGTACGCGAGCACGGGCGATGCGCGCGACGGCGTCGCCCGGCTGATGAACATGCTGGCGACGACGCACCCGTTCGCCGCGGTCCGTGCCGTCGAGCTCGGCAGGTGGGTCGGCTCGGGCGACTACGACCGCATCAGGGGCGGCGACTACGCGCGTCGCGAGGACGACGCGGAGACCTCGTTCACCGACGAGGTCAAGCGGGCCGCGGCGTCGTACAAGGACTCCTGGGACAACTCCGAGGACGCCCTCGTCAAGACCCTGCGCGATCTCGGCGGCGGTGTCGCCGACGTCGGCGGACGCGTCTTCGAGAGGGTCCGCGACTACGTCCGCCCGCGCTCTGGCTGAACCTCGTGAGGGGCACCACCACCGCGTCATGGCACGGTGAGGGTGCCCCTCACGGGTTAGGTCCAGGCAGCGGCTAGGACTGTTCGGCCGGCAAGGGGTCGGTGCCGCTGCCGTTCGTCCTCGGCACCCAG
It contains:
- a CDS encoding PadR family transcriptional regulator yields the protein MVRRAEVLELAVLGQLVDAPLHGYELRKRLSALLGPFRAISYGSLYPCLRRLVVRGWIETGDDVERGVLTGRRARIVYELTAAGKERLTEMRDESGPASWEDDSFGVHFALFGQTPAEVRLRILEGRRTRMQERMAELRESMTRRRERLDRYTLALQEHGLEAVEREVRWLTDRIEIERHELDGRPRRSARKPRHH
- a CDS encoding inositol-3-phosphate synthase, giving the protein MGSVRVAIVGVGNCAASLVQGVEYYKDADPSQTVPGLMHVRFGTYHVRDVEFVAAFDVDAKKVGQDLAHAIGASENNTVKLCDVPPTGVTVQRGHTHDGLGRYYRETIAEADAPPVDVVAALREARADVLVSYLPVGSEDAGKFYAQCAIDAGVAFVNALPVFIASDPVWAKKFEDAGLPIVGDDIKSQVGATITHRVLTALFEDRGVELQRTMQLNVGGNMDFKNMLERDRLESKKVSKTQSVTSQVDRDLGDRNVHIGPSDYVAWLDDRKWAYVRMEGKAFGDVPLNLEYKLEVWDSPNSAGIIIDAIRAAKIAKDRGIAGPLLSASSYFMKSPPVQHRDDEARELVERFIRGEVDR
- a CDS encoding M48 family metalloprotease; protein product: MRVAGAAGSVVYVTTPAGGASGGDGNEVVERHRIDFPGLSSRAYEHPADRSALTALRKVPYADSVLKRLAGLFSERRLRLLHLASAVRVEEGQLAYLHELRLDAAKTLDLPEIPELYVTADPTVNAATLGVDRPFIVINSATLDLYDEDELRFVIGHEMGHVLSGHALYSSVLFSLMRVSGLGTTIPLGGLAIAGIVQALKEWFRKAELSADRAGLLVGQDVAAATRAHMKMAAGVDVADMSFGAFLRQGEEYASTGDARDGVARLMNMLATTHPFAAVRAVELGRWVGSGDYDRIRGGDYARREDDAETSFTDEVKRAAASYKDSWDNSEDALVKTLRDLGGGVADVGGRVFERVRDYVRPRSG